The following coding sequences lie in one Ictalurus punctatus breed USDA103 chromosome 16, Coco_2.0, whole genome shotgun sequence genomic window:
- the ndufa8 gene encoding NADH dehydrogenase [ubiquinone] 1 alpha subcomplex subunit 8 → MPGPVDVPTLADLSVEEVNVSSAVLKAAAHHFGSQCDKPNKEFMLCRWEEKDPRKCLNEGRKVNECALNFFRQIKGNCAESFTEYWTCLDYSNLAELRHCRKQQKEFDNCVLEKLGWERPELGDLSKVTKVATSRPLPENPYHSRARPEANPVIDAPLEPAKHGSRLFFWNW, encoded by the exons ATGCCCGGTCCGGTTGATGTTCCGACGTTGGCGGATTTGAGCGTCGAAGAG gTAAACGTCTCGTCAGCAGTCCTGAAGGCGGCCGCACATCACTTCGGCTCGCAGTGTGACAAACCCAACAAGGAGTTCATGCTGTGCAGGTGGGAGGAGAAGGACCCTAGGAAGTGTCTGAACGAAGGGAGGAAAGTCAACGAGTGCGCACTTAATTTCTTCAG GCAGATTAAGGGGAACTGTGCCGAGTCGTTCACCGAGTACTGGACCTGTCTGGACTATTCGAACCTGGCTGAGCTCCGTCACTGCCGTAAGCAGCAGAAGGAGTTTGACAACTGTGTGTTGGAGAAGCTTGGCTGGGAGAGACCAGAACTGGGAGACCTGTCCAAG GTGACCAAGGTGGCGACCTCTCGGCCTCTCCCCGAGAACCCGTACCACTCGAGAGCGAGACCCGAGGCCAACCCTGTGATCGACGCCCCGCTCGAGCCCGCCAAGCACGGCAGCCGCCTGTTTTTCTGGAACTGGTGA